The Salinibacterium sp. M195 genome includes a window with the following:
- a CDS encoding FHA domain-containing protein — protein sequence MSAGDENDFIVPPPGMVPTKTPPNPTQAESDPSGEVIEMPPGVVDSGTYRMPQPQVVSRPSLDDAPAFFPASTLGAPAPEPAPPASQHSAPPPIDDAISLAARAIDDKFNDEPNDAVDEETRFVAAPRATLAWQITLADGTQLSLHRTTLLGRGPAINAQWPDAAVLPVIDPLKSVSKTHAALQVTPDGDLVAHDLHSTNGVFLQYPEAAEIAVRPGEAVQVRPGSQLRLGQFVVAVDRI from the coding sequence ATGAGCGCTGGAGATGAGAACGATTTCATCGTTCCCCCTCCCGGCATGGTGCCCACAAAAACTCCACCGAATCCCACTCAGGCTGAATCAGACCCTAGCGGCGAAGTGATCGAGATGCCTCCCGGAGTCGTCGATTCTGGCACCTATCGAATGCCGCAGCCGCAGGTTGTTTCTCGCCCAAGCCTGGATGACGCACCCGCGTTCTTTCCCGCCAGCACGCTAGGGGCGCCAGCGCCGGAGCCTGCTCCGCCGGCTTCGCAGCACTCCGCGCCTCCTCCCATCGACGACGCGATTTCTCTTGCGGCCCGTGCCATCGATGACAAGTTCAATGACGAGCCCAATGACGCGGTAGACGAAGAGACGCGCTTTGTCGCGGCGCCTCGAGCAACCCTCGCGTGGCAAATCACCCTTGCTGACGGCACCCAACTTTCGCTCCACCGCACTACCCTCCTTGGCCGTGGCCCCGCGATCAACGCACAGTGGCCGGATGCTGCAGTGCTGCCGGTCATCGACCCGCTCAAGTCGGTATCCAAGACGCATGCCGCGCTCCAGGTCACGCCCGACGGAGACCTCGTGGCGCACGATCTACACTCGACGAACGGCGTATTTCTTCAGTATCCGGAGGCTGCGGAGATTGCCGTTAGGCCGGGCGAGGCGGTTCAGGTTCGGCCCGGTTCGCAGCTGAGATTAGGGCAGTTCGTCGTGGCTGTAGACCGCATCTAA
- the leuC gene encoding 3-isopropylmalate dehydratase large subunit encodes MGKTLAEKVWDDHLVVKGADGTPDLIYIDLHLVHEVTSPQAFDGLRMAGRPVRRPDLTIATEDHNTPTLAIHKPIADLTSRTQIETLRKNAKEFGVRLHSLGDIEQGIVHVVGPQLGLTMPGITVVCGDSHTSTHGAFGAMAFGIGTSEVEHVLATQTLPLKAFKTMAITVEGELRPGVTAKDIILAVIAQIGTGGGQGYVLEFRGSAIRALSMEGRMTICNMSIEAGARAGMIAPDQITYDYLQGRPHAPEGTDWDAAVEYWNTLATDDDAVFDAEVFLDANTLEPFVTWGTNPGQGVSLSDNVPVPADISDPNDRASAERAIEYMALDAGMPMKDIRVDAVFMGSCTNSRIEDLRAFASIIQGRKKADHVRVMVVPGSARVRIEAEAEGIDKIVEEFGAEWRFAGCSMCLGMNPDQLAPGERCASTSNRNFEGRQGKGGRTHLVSPLVAAATAIRGTLSSPWDLENSPLPEQMALAATTAEESR; translated from the coding sequence ATGGGCAAGACCCTGGCAGAGAAAGTGTGGGATGACCATCTGGTCGTCAAGGGTGCCGATGGCACTCCCGACCTCATCTACATCGACCTTCACCTTGTGCACGAAGTCACGAGCCCTCAAGCATTCGATGGACTTCGGATGGCCGGCCGCCCGGTCCGCCGCCCCGACCTCACTATCGCCACTGAAGATCACAACACCCCGACTCTCGCGATCCACAAGCCGATCGCTGATCTCACGAGTCGCACCCAGATCGAAACTTTGCGCAAGAACGCTAAAGAGTTCGGCGTGCGCTTGCATTCACTCGGCGACATCGAACAGGGCATCGTGCACGTCGTTGGCCCGCAACTTGGTCTCACCATGCCAGGCATCACTGTGGTCTGTGGCGACTCGCACACCAGCACGCACGGCGCATTTGGTGCAATGGCTTTCGGCATCGGCACTAGTGAAGTTGAGCACGTGCTCGCTACTCAAACTCTTCCGCTCAAAGCATTCAAGACGATGGCGATCACCGTGGAGGGTGAACTGCGGCCCGGCGTTACCGCAAAAGACATCATCCTTGCCGTAATTGCGCAGATCGGAACCGGCGGTGGCCAAGGCTACGTGCTCGAATTCCGTGGCAGCGCCATTCGTGCTCTCTCTATGGAGGGCCGCATGACGATCTGCAACATGTCGATTGAGGCTGGTGCCCGCGCCGGAATGATCGCCCCAGACCAGATCACCTACGACTACCTGCAGGGTCGTCCGCACGCACCAGAGGGTACCGACTGGGATGCCGCCGTTGAATACTGGAACACTCTCGCCACCGACGACGACGCTGTCTTCGACGCCGAAGTCTTCCTCGATGCCAACACGCTCGAGCCGTTCGTCACCTGGGGAACCAACCCCGGCCAGGGCGTCTCGCTCAGCGACAACGTTCCGGTTCCTGCCGACATTAGCGACCCCAACGACAGGGCATCCGCAGAACGCGCGATTGAGTACATGGCGCTCGATGCTGGGATGCCGATGAAAGACATCCGAGTGGATGCCGTCTTCATGGGGTCGTGCACTAACAGCCGGATTGAAGACTTGCGTGCATTCGCGTCGATCATTCAGGGCCGCAAGAAAGCGGACCACGTTCGTGTCATGGTTGTGCCGGGCTCCGCTCGCGTGCGCATCGAAGCCGAAGCCGAAGGCATCGACAAGATCGTTGAAGAGTTTGGCGCTGAGTGGCGCTTCGCCGGCTGCTCCATGTGCCTCGGAATGAACCCAGACCAGCTAGCCCCGGGGGAGCGTTGCGCTTCCACCAGTAACCGCAACTTCGAAGGCCGCCAAGGCAAGGGAGGTCGCACGCATCTGGTGTCGCCCCTCGTTGCCGCAGCCACCGCCATCCGCGGAACACTCTCTAGCCCGTGGGACCTCGAAAACAGCCCGCTGCCCGAACAGATGGCGCTCGCCGCAACAACCGCAGAGGAGTCGCGCTAA